The Paenibacillus beijingensis nucleotide sequence GCCATGCTTCCTGATCGGAGCCTTCTCCGCCTGCGCCTGCGGTGCCCAGCACGAGGCCGTAGGCGGCGGCAATGCCGATCGCCGGAGCCCCGCGCACCTTCATGTGGCGAATGGATTCCCATACTTCTTCCGCTGTAGTCAGCGGCAAATAGACCGTTTCCTCAGGGAGCAGACGCTGATCGAGCAGCTCGAGCTTGTCGCCTGCCCAAATGAGGGATTGCAATCCTGCATAAGAGGAAGTTGATGTATCTGTCATCGTGGTGCTCCTTTCATTTAGACGGGCTGCTCTGGCAGCCCGCACCGGAAAACTGTTATTGTGCCGTCTCGGAGACGGCGATGTCGACGATTTGCTCAATCGATTCCGTCTGGCGGCCGCGCTTGATGAGCGTTTTACCGATGGCGAGCGCAAGCCGCTGCGTCCGCTCGCGGACGGCGGCATCCGGGATCGTATCGATGTCGGCTACGTGCGCCAGACCGACGATGCGGCGGACCATCTTGGCCCCGGCAAAGCCGGCCGTATCCTGAAGCAGCCGCTTCATATACAGATCCTGGAATCCCGGAGCGCGCTGCAGCATCGGGTCGGAGCCGTGCTCGTTCCACAGCGCGCGGAATTTGCTCTCGAAGCCGCTCCATACGCCTTGCACCGCTCCCGTCAGGAAGGTACGGTATTCCTTCCTGGCCGCTTCGTCGCCGCTCCAATGCTCCTGGGCCGCGAAGCTGAGCAACAGATTGGCGATGACGGCGCCGATGTCGAAGCCCATCGGACCGTAATAAGCGAATTCGGGATCGATCACCTTCGTGGAGTCAGGGCGGGCGAAGATGCTGCCGGTGTGCAAATCGCCGTGCAGCAGCGCTTCGGTGCTTGTCAGGAACTTCTCGCGAAGAAGCGCGACTTCCAAATGCAGCGCGCCGTCGCTCCAGAGCGCCTCCGCCTCGTCGCGGATGCTTTCTTCAAAACTGTTCGTATCCGCATCCCGGTACGGGTCGCAGAAAATGAGATCTTCGGTTATCTTGCACAGATCAGGATTAATAAAAGACTTCAGCTGCAGTTTTTTCTCCTGCTGGTTCATGCCCAGATCCGATGTGAAGAAGAGCGTATTGGCCAAAAATGTGGAAATATCGTCGGCAAATCGCGGATAAACAATCCGCTCGATCAGCCCTTTTCGCATAATCGTATGATCGCTTAAATCTTCCATAACGGTCAGTGCGAGGTCGGGGTTGTACAAGTACACTTCGGGTACAAGCCCCGGAGCAAGCCGGCCCTGCACGATCAGCGCTTCGCTTTCGATGCGGGCGCGGTCAAGCGAGAGCGGCCACGATTCGCCCACGACTTTGGCATAAGGAAGCGCCTGTTTCAATATAACGCTTTTTCCGGTTGCGGGCTCCGTTACGTGGAAGACGAGATTCAGGTTGCCGTCGCCGATTTCGTTGCACGTCAGCTCGGTCCCCGGAGAAAACAGATTGTCCAAGGAACGGGCGATATCGACCGCTTCGGCTTCGGTCAATGGATGATAGGCTGTCATGGATAGTGGGTCCACCTTTCGGCTTAATTTTTGCGTTATAGTTATAATATAAGGCTCCGCTGGACGGGTGCCGGTATATCCGCCGTATGTCTCAACCATTTATTATAACGGATATTTTTTCGCCATGGAATACCTCTTTTGATATAATGAAGCAACAGGCGAAATTTGACGATCAGACAGGAGGCTGGAAACATGGAGGAACACGGCCGAAATCAGCCGGTGGCCTTAAAGGAATGGGCCGTAACGGTAAATGCGCTTGCGGAAGGGAAATTGATCCTCGTCATGCGCAAGGGCGGCATTTCTGAGGAAACGAGAGATTTCCAGCTGCGGGATCACGCATTTTATTTGCTGCCCGCCTACGAGCACCAAAGACGGGAACTGCTCAAGGAAGCGTACCGGGGCGAGCTGGACCGCGTGCTGGCCGATTGGCGTCCGGACGCCGCAACCGTCAAGCTGGAAGCGTACGCCGAAGCGGTGGACGATATTTTGATCACGGATCAAGAAACGCTTGACAAGCTGCGCGGGCTCCATATATGGACCGACACTTTTGCGGAGGAACGGCTGAAATGGAAGCGGACTAAACCGCTGCATGTGCTGCTGCTGCGGGTTTACCGGCTGGAAGAAGCGCTTGAAATTCCGCTGACGAGCGCTTATATGGGGTGCAAATCATGGGTAGAATTGAAGGAAGCGACGGACAGGCCGGCGATGAAACCGGTGCTGGACGATGAAACTTTCGCTGCGGAAATCGACAAAATTCGAGCTGCTTTGGACGGGAGTTACGCATCCGTCGATTGATTTATAATTAGTTTTATACTAGAATTGTTATTGAGAATGACTGAGAATCAGTTGATTGAGAATGGCCTCTTTGCAGCTGAAACATTGCAGTGAAACGCGGGAAACCATTACCCGCTGCAGAGATAAAACGGCAGTCGTGATTTGGGGTCGAACATTTGTCTATCCCGGGCGCGCCCGGGCCGCAATAACTGCTTACAGCTTAAGCGGACATCTGAAGGGAGCATGCTTATAATGGCAACGCAATTCGTCGTCGACGGTCTGAAAGCGACTATCGAAGGAAAAGAAATATTGAAAGGGATCAACCTGAGCATGAAGGGCGGGGAAATTCACGCCATTATGGGGCCGAACGGAACGGGGAAAAGTACGCTTGCCTCCGCTCTGATGGGTCATCCGAAATATGAAGTTACGGCCGGATCCGCAGTGCTCGACGGCGAGGATCTGCTGGAGATGGCGGTCGACGAGCGCGCACGCGCGGGTCTGTTTCTGGCGATGCAGTATCCGAGCGAAATTACGGGGGTTACGAACTCCGACTTCCTGCGCAGTGCGATTAACGCCCGCCGCGAGGAAGGCAAAGAAATATCGCTGATCAAGTTCATCCGCCAAATGGAAAGCAAAATGAAAGAGCTGGATATGAATCCGGAATTCGCGCACCGTTACTTGAACGAAGGCTTCTCCGGCGGAGAGAAGAAACGGAACGAAATTTTGCAGATGATGATGGTTGATCCGAAAGTTGTCATTTTGGATGAGATCGACTCCGGTCTGGACATCGACGCTTTGAAAATCGTGTCGAACGGTGTAAACGCAATGCGCTCGGAAGACCGCGCATTTCTCGTGATCACTCACTATCAGCGGCTGCTGAACTATATTACGCCGGATTTTGTGCACGTCATGATGCAGGGACGTATCGTCAAATCGGGCGGTCCGGAGCTGGCCGAGCGTCTTGAGAACGAAGGTTATGATTGGGTAAAAGAAGAACTGGGTATTGTAGACGAAACCGTCGGCCAGGCGTAAACAGGAGGGGATCAGGATGAGTATACAATTAACGAACCCCGTTAACCGGACGTTTGCGGAGCAGCTGTCGGCATCGAAGGGAGAGCCGGCGTGGCTGACGGCGCTGCGCGGCGAAGCGGCGGAGGCGGCGGAATCGCTGGAGTGGCCAAAGCCGGAAAAAACCCGTATCGACCGCTGGAACCTGACGGCATTCGGGCAATACAAGAAACCGGAGGCACTTTCTTCAACGGCCGAGCTGCCGGCTTCCGTTCAGGCGCTGCTCCCGCAGGACGGCGCGGCTCCGCTGCATGTGCAGCGCGGGTCCGGTGCGGCATTTACCCGCATTTCGGAAGAGCTGAAAGGAAAAGGCGTTATTTTCACCGATCTGGAATCGGCGGCGCGCGACCACGCGGACCTGGTGCAGAAATATTTGTTCCAGGCGCTGCGCAAGGATGAAAACAAGCTTAACGCGCTGCATGCGGCGCTTTGGAACGGCGGCGTATTCGTGTACGTTCCGAAAAATGTCGAAGTCGACATCCCGCTGCAGGCCATCTATTACAATGACGATGAAGAGGCTTCGTTCGCTCCGCATATCGTCGTTGTGGCGGAAAGAGGCAGCAGCGTCACTTACGTCGATTATGTCGTGACGACTGAAAGCTCGGGCCAGACGCCTTTGGTGCATCAT carries:
- the mtnK gene encoding S-methyl-5-thioribose kinase: MTAYHPLTEAEAVDIARSLDNLFSPGTELTCNEIGDGNLNLVFHVTEPATGKSVILKQALPYAKVVGESWPLSLDRARIESEALIVQGRLAPGLVPEVYLYNPDLALTVMEDLSDHTIMRKGLIERIVYPRFADDISTFLANTLFFTSDLGMNQQEKKLQLKSFINPDLCKITEDLIFCDPYRDADTNSFEESIRDEAEALWSDGALHLEVALLREKFLTSTEALLHGDLHTGSIFARPDSTKVIDPEFAYYGPMGFDIGAVIANLLLSFAAQEHWSGDEAARKEYRTFLTGAVQGVWSGFESKFRALWNEHGSDPMLQRAPGFQDLYMKRLLQDTAGFAGAKMVRRIVGLAHVADIDTIPDAAVRERTQRLALAIGKTLIKRGRQTESIEQIVDIAVSETAQ
- a CDS encoding DUF1802 family protein; protein product: MEEHGRNQPVALKEWAVTVNALAEGKLILVMRKGGISEETRDFQLRDHAFYLLPAYEHQRRELLKEAYRGELDRVLADWRPDAATVKLEAYAEAVDDILITDQETLDKLRGLHIWTDTFAEERLKWKRTKPLHVLLLRVYRLEEALEIPLTSAYMGCKSWVELKEATDRPAMKPVLDDETFAAEIDKIRAALDGSYASVD
- the sufC gene encoding Fe-S cluster assembly ATPase SufC produces the protein MATQFVVDGLKATIEGKEILKGINLSMKGGEIHAIMGPNGTGKSTLASALMGHPKYEVTAGSAVLDGEDLLEMAVDERARAGLFLAMQYPSEITGVTNSDFLRSAINARREEGKEISLIKFIRQMESKMKELDMNPEFAHRYLNEGFSGGEKKRNEILQMMMVDPKVVILDEIDSGLDIDALKIVSNGVNAMRSEDRAFLVITHYQRLLNYITPDFVHVMMQGRIVKSGGPELAERLENEGYDWVKEELGIVDETVGQA